Proteins encoded within one genomic window of Granulicella pectinivorans:
- the rpiA gene encoding ribose-5-phosphate isomerase RpiA, translated as MTQDEAKKLVGLRAAEFVEEGMAVGLGTGTTSVQFIHALGERVRGGLKISCVASSESSHKLAASLGIPVTTLPELPELDLYIDGADEVAPGLALIKGGGGALLREKIVASAAKKFIVVADSTKIVEHLGRFPLPIEVIQMAMPLVVRKLAAIGLEGKLRHTKEGNIRMTDEGNYILDCACGEIPDPERLAAQIRSIVGVVEHGLFLNMAAFALIAGEDGVRELHP; from the coding sequence ATGACGCAAGATGAAGCGAAGAAGCTCGTCGGCCTGCGCGCCGCCGAATTTGTCGAAGAGGGCATGGCCGTCGGACTCGGCACCGGAACCACCTCCGTGCAGTTCATCCATGCGCTCGGCGAGCGGGTGAGGGGCGGTCTGAAGATCAGCTGTGTGGCATCCTCGGAGTCGAGCCACAAGCTGGCGGCGTCTCTGGGCATCCCCGTGACGACCCTCCCGGAGCTTCCGGAGCTGGACCTTTATATTGATGGAGCCGATGAAGTTGCTCCCGGACTGGCGCTGATCAAGGGCGGCGGCGGGGCTCTGCTTCGCGAGAAGATCGTGGCGAGCGCTGCGAAGAAGTTCATCGTGGTGGCGGATTCGACCAAGATCGTCGAGCATTTAGGCAGGTTTCCTTTGCCGATCGAGGTCATCCAGATGGCGATGCCCCTGGTGGTTCGGAAGCTGGCGGCAATTGGTCTCGAAGGCAAGCTGCGGCACACCAAAGAAGGCAACATTCGCATGACGGACGAGGGGAACTACATCCTCGACTGTGCGTGCGGCGAGATCCCCGATCCCGAAAGGCTGGCGGCACAGATTCGTTCCATCGTCGGCGTCGTGGAGCACGGCCTCTTCCTGAACATGGCAGCCTTCGCGCTGATTGCCGGTGAAGACGGCGTCCGCGAACTCCATCCTTAA